From Spea bombifrons isolate aSpeBom1 chromosome 6, aSpeBom1.2.pri, whole genome shotgun sequence, a single genomic window includes:
- the EDEM3 gene encoding ER degradation-enhancing alpha-mannosidase-like protein 3 isoform X2, with product MGYSVKAPRWRGLMWTSVVPFLVFPVVLGTGYPSMTKEEKSQLRNQVLEMFEHAYGSYMKHAYPADELMPLTCRGRIRGQEPSRGDVDDALGKFSLTLIDTLDTLVVLNKTDAFEDAVRKVINDVNLDNDIVVSVFETNIRVLGGLLGGHSVAIMLKENGDRMEWYNDELLHMAKELGYKLLPAFNTTSGLPYPRINLKFGVRHPEARTGTETDTCTACAGTLILEFAALSRFTGISIFEEHARKALDFLWEKRQRSSNLVGVTINIHTGDWVRKDSGVGAGIDSYYEYLLKAYVLLGDDSYLERFNTHYDAIMRYISQPPLLLDVHIHKPMLTARTWMDSLLAFFPGLQVLKGDIRPAIETHEMLYQVIKKHNFLPEAFTTDFRVHWAQHPLRPEFAESTYFLYKATGDPYYLEVGKTLIENLNKYARVPCGFAAVKDVRTGSHEDRMDSFFLAEMFKYLYLLFSEREDLVFDIEDYIFTTEAHLLPLWLSTANQTKPKKNMTSQYTELDDSNFDWSCPNTQILFRNDPMYAQSIREPLKNVVDKNCPRNPRMEESSGNGNRPPLRARDFMASNSEHLDILKKMGVSLIHLKDGRVQLVQHANQAASSIDAEDGLRFMQEMIELSSQQQKEQQLPPRAVQIVSHPFYGRVVLTAGPAQFGMDLSKHVVGVRGFVAKAEPYSGCSEITNPEAIKGKIALMQRGQCMFAEKARNVQKSGAIGGIVIDDNDGSSSDTAPLFQMAGDGKNTDDVTIPMLFLFSKEGNIILDAIREYRDVEVLLSDKAKDRATIFKDLEGDSGEERSVENISQVQASEETSRAPESGVNGRDLESSLESSLVSQPEPGSSSDSEDSSHQRQDNDPSENSETNSIALQGSKDTPEGSSDSSEDPKDKKWDNKVQPIESILADWKEDIEAFEMMEKDEL from the exons ATGGGCTACTCGGTTAAAGCACCCCGGTGGCGGGGTCTCATGTGGACATCGGTGGTCCCTTTCTTGGTGTTTCCAGTCGTGTTAGGAACCGGATACCCTTCCATGACCAAGGAGGAGAAGTCTCAGCTCAG GAACCAAGTGTTGGAAATGTTTGAGCACGCTTATGGGAGTTATATG AAACATGCTTATCCTGCTGATGAACTTATGCCCTTGACGTGTCGCGGGAGAATACGTGGCCAGGAACCAAGCCGGGGAGATGTGGATGACGCACTAGGAAA ATTCTCTCTGACGTTAATCGATACACTGGACACTCTAGTG GTTCTGAACAAAACTGACGCTTTTGAAGACGCTGTCCGAAAAGTGATTAATGATGTAAATTTAGATAATGATATTGTGGTTTCAGTTTTTGAGACAAACATCAgagtcctggg CGGTCTCCTTGGAGGGCACTCAGTTGCTATAATGCTGAAAGAAAATGGTGACCGTATGGAGTGGTACAATGACGAACTCTTACATATGGCTAAGGAGCTCGGCTACAAACTCCTACCCGCATTCAACACTACAAGTGGCCTTCCCTATCCAAGA ATCAATTTAAAGTTTGGTGTGAGACATCCTGAGGCCAGGACAGGCACAGAGACCGATACATGCACAGCTTGCGCTGGGACATTAATCTTGGAATTTGCTGCCCTAAGTCGGTTTACTGGGATATCCATATTTGAG GAGCATGCCCGAAAAGCACTAGATTTTCTTTGGGAGAAGCGGCAACGCAGCAGTAATTTAGTTGGAGTTACGATAAATATTCATACTGGCGACTGGGTACGCAAAG acagTGGCGTCGGTGCAGGAATAGATTCGTACTACGAGTATTTACTGAAGGCCTATGTACTCCTGGGAGATGACAGCTACCTGGAAAGGTTTAACACT cattATGATGCGATTATGCGATATATCAGTCAGCCTCCACTTCTACTCGATGTACATATTCATAAACCGATGCTGACTGCCCGAACTTGGATGGATTCTCTGCTAGCTTTTTTTCCTGGCCTTCAG GTCCTGAAAGGGGACATAAGACCTGCAATAGAAACCCATGAAATGCTATACCAGGTCATCAAAAAGCATAATTTTCTACCAGAG GCTTTTACTACAGACTTCAGAGTGCACTGGGCTCAACATCCTTTAAGACCAGAGTTTGCAGAAAGTACTTATTTCTTGTATAAA GCAACGGGTGATCCTTATTACTTAGAAGTGGGGAAAACTCTCATTGAAAACCTTAATAAGTATGCACGTGTGCCGTGCGGGTTCGCTGCGGTTAAAGATGTGCGCACGGGAAGCCACGAGGACAG GATGGATTCCTTTTTCCTGgctgaaatgtttaaatatctttatttgctgttttctgAACGGGAAGACCTTGTGTTTGATATAGAGGACTATATTTTTACTACAGAagcccatctcttacctctctGGCTTTCCACAGCAAACCAAACAAAGCCTAAGAAGAACATG acTTCACAATACACCGAGCTGGATGACAGTAACTTTGACTGGTCGTGTCCGAACACTCAGATTCTGTTTCGCAATGATCCCATGTACGCTCAGAGCATCAGAGAACCTTTAAAAAACGTGGTCGATAAAAACTGCCCTCGAAATCCCAGAAT GGAGGAGAGTTCTGGCAATGGGAACAGGCCCCCGTTACGGGCCAGGGACTTCATGGCAAGTAATTCTGAGCATCTGGACATCCTGAAGAAGATGGGAGTGAGTCTGATTCACCTTAAAGATGGACGAGTTCAACTGGTTCAGCATGCCAACCAA GCCGCAAGCTCTATAGATGCAGAGGATGGTTTGCGTTTCATGCAAGAAATGATTGAGTTATCCAGCCAGCAACAGAAAGAGCAGCAGCTGCCTCCGCGTGCGGTTCAGATCGTTTCCCACCCGTTTTATGGACGAGTGGTACTGACTGCTGGACCTGCCCAATTTGGAATGGACCTTTCTAAACATGTAGTGGGG GTTCGAGGCTTTGTAGCAAAGGCCGAGCCATACAGCGGCTGCTCTGAGATCACAAACCCCGAAGCAATAAAAGGGAAAATTGCACTAATGCAACGGGGTCAGTGCATGTTTGCGGAGAAAGCCCGGAATGTGCAGAAATCTGGGGCGATTGGAGGAATTGTCATTG atgacAATGATGGCAGCAGCAGTGATACAGCCCCCCTTTTCCAGATGGCTGGAGATGGAAAGAATACAGATGACGTTACGATCCCCATGCTGTTTCTCTTCAGCAAGGAAGGAAATATTATTCTTGATGCAATCCGCGAGTATCGTGATGTAGAGGTTCTTCTGTCAGATAAAGCTAAAGACAGAG CAACCATTTTTAAAG atttagaagGTGACAGTGGGGAGGAGAGATCAGTAGAAAATATTTCCCAGGTACAAGCCTCAGAAGAAACTTCCAGAGCTCCAGAAAGTGGCGTGAATGGCAGGGATTTGGAATCCAGTTTGGAATCTTCACTAGTTTCTCAACCAGAACCGGGCAGTTCATCTGACTCCGAGGACTCTTCTCATCAAAGACAGGATAACGATCCTTCAGAAAATAGCGAGACTAACAGTATAGCTTTGCAGGGTTCAAAAGACACTCCAGAGGGATCGTCGGACAGTTCAGAAGATCCCAAAGACAAAAAGTGGGACAACAAAGTACAACCAATAGAGTCAATATTAGCAGATTGGAAAGAAGACATTGAAGCTTTTGAAATGATGGAAAAGGATGAACTATga
- the EDEM3 gene encoding ER degradation-enhancing alpha-mannosidase-like protein 3 isoform X1 produces the protein MGYSVKAPRWRGLMWTSVVPFLVFPVVLGTGYPSMTKEEKSQLRNQVLEMFEHAYGSYMKHAYPADELMPLTCRGRIRGQEPSRGDVDDALGKFSLTLIDTLDTLVVLNKTDAFEDAVRKVINDVNLDNDIVVSVFETNIRVLGGLLGGHSVAIMLKENGDRMEWYNDELLHMAKELGYKLLPAFNTTSGLPYPRINLKFGVRHPEARTGTETDTCTACAGTLILEFAALSRFTGISIFEEHARKALDFLWEKRQRSSNLVGVTINIHTGDWVRKDSGVGAGIDSYYEYLLKAYVLLGDDSYLERFNTHYDAIMRYISQPPLLLDVHIHKPMLTARTWMDSLLAFFPGLQVLKGDIRPAIETHEMLYQVIKKHNFLPEAFTTDFRVHWAQHPLRPEFAESTYFLYKATGDPYYLEVGKTLIENLNKYARVPCGFAAVKDVRTGSHEDRMDSFFLAEMFKYLYLLFSEREDLVFDIEDYIFTTEAHLLPLWLSTANQTKPKKNMTSQYTELDDSNFDWSCPNTQILFRNDPMYAQSIREPLKNVVDKNCPRNPRMEESSGNGNRPPLRARDFMASNSEHLDILKKMGVSLIHLKDGRVQLVQHANQAASSIDAEDGLRFMQEMIELSSQQQKEQQLPPRAVQIVSHPFYGRVVLTAGPAQFGMDLSKHVVGVRGFVAKAEPYSGCSEITNPEAIKGKIALMQRGQCMFAEKARNVQKSGAIGGIVIDDNDGSSSDTAPLFQMAGDGKNTDDVTIPMLFLFSKEGNIILDAIREYRDVEVLLSDKAKDRATIFKGKIVPNYLLDSNLEGDSGEERSVENISQVQASEETSRAPESGVNGRDLESSLESSLVSQPEPGSSSDSEDSSHQRQDNDPSENSETNSIALQGSKDTPEGSSDSSEDPKDKKWDNKVQPIESILADWKEDIEAFEMMEKDEL, from the exons ATGGGCTACTCGGTTAAAGCACCCCGGTGGCGGGGTCTCATGTGGACATCGGTGGTCCCTTTCTTGGTGTTTCCAGTCGTGTTAGGAACCGGATACCCTTCCATGACCAAGGAGGAGAAGTCTCAGCTCAG GAACCAAGTGTTGGAAATGTTTGAGCACGCTTATGGGAGTTATATG AAACATGCTTATCCTGCTGATGAACTTATGCCCTTGACGTGTCGCGGGAGAATACGTGGCCAGGAACCAAGCCGGGGAGATGTGGATGACGCACTAGGAAA ATTCTCTCTGACGTTAATCGATACACTGGACACTCTAGTG GTTCTGAACAAAACTGACGCTTTTGAAGACGCTGTCCGAAAAGTGATTAATGATGTAAATTTAGATAATGATATTGTGGTTTCAGTTTTTGAGACAAACATCAgagtcctggg CGGTCTCCTTGGAGGGCACTCAGTTGCTATAATGCTGAAAGAAAATGGTGACCGTATGGAGTGGTACAATGACGAACTCTTACATATGGCTAAGGAGCTCGGCTACAAACTCCTACCCGCATTCAACACTACAAGTGGCCTTCCCTATCCAAGA ATCAATTTAAAGTTTGGTGTGAGACATCCTGAGGCCAGGACAGGCACAGAGACCGATACATGCACAGCTTGCGCTGGGACATTAATCTTGGAATTTGCTGCCCTAAGTCGGTTTACTGGGATATCCATATTTGAG GAGCATGCCCGAAAAGCACTAGATTTTCTTTGGGAGAAGCGGCAACGCAGCAGTAATTTAGTTGGAGTTACGATAAATATTCATACTGGCGACTGGGTACGCAAAG acagTGGCGTCGGTGCAGGAATAGATTCGTACTACGAGTATTTACTGAAGGCCTATGTACTCCTGGGAGATGACAGCTACCTGGAAAGGTTTAACACT cattATGATGCGATTATGCGATATATCAGTCAGCCTCCACTTCTACTCGATGTACATATTCATAAACCGATGCTGACTGCCCGAACTTGGATGGATTCTCTGCTAGCTTTTTTTCCTGGCCTTCAG GTCCTGAAAGGGGACATAAGACCTGCAATAGAAACCCATGAAATGCTATACCAGGTCATCAAAAAGCATAATTTTCTACCAGAG GCTTTTACTACAGACTTCAGAGTGCACTGGGCTCAACATCCTTTAAGACCAGAGTTTGCAGAAAGTACTTATTTCTTGTATAAA GCAACGGGTGATCCTTATTACTTAGAAGTGGGGAAAACTCTCATTGAAAACCTTAATAAGTATGCACGTGTGCCGTGCGGGTTCGCTGCGGTTAAAGATGTGCGCACGGGAAGCCACGAGGACAG GATGGATTCCTTTTTCCTGgctgaaatgtttaaatatctttatttgctgttttctgAACGGGAAGACCTTGTGTTTGATATAGAGGACTATATTTTTACTACAGAagcccatctcttacctctctGGCTTTCCACAGCAAACCAAACAAAGCCTAAGAAGAACATG acTTCACAATACACCGAGCTGGATGACAGTAACTTTGACTGGTCGTGTCCGAACACTCAGATTCTGTTTCGCAATGATCCCATGTACGCTCAGAGCATCAGAGAACCTTTAAAAAACGTGGTCGATAAAAACTGCCCTCGAAATCCCAGAAT GGAGGAGAGTTCTGGCAATGGGAACAGGCCCCCGTTACGGGCCAGGGACTTCATGGCAAGTAATTCTGAGCATCTGGACATCCTGAAGAAGATGGGAGTGAGTCTGATTCACCTTAAAGATGGACGAGTTCAACTGGTTCAGCATGCCAACCAA GCCGCAAGCTCTATAGATGCAGAGGATGGTTTGCGTTTCATGCAAGAAATGATTGAGTTATCCAGCCAGCAACAGAAAGAGCAGCAGCTGCCTCCGCGTGCGGTTCAGATCGTTTCCCACCCGTTTTATGGACGAGTGGTACTGACTGCTGGACCTGCCCAATTTGGAATGGACCTTTCTAAACATGTAGTGGGG GTTCGAGGCTTTGTAGCAAAGGCCGAGCCATACAGCGGCTGCTCTGAGATCACAAACCCCGAAGCAATAAAAGGGAAAATTGCACTAATGCAACGGGGTCAGTGCATGTTTGCGGAGAAAGCCCGGAATGTGCAGAAATCTGGGGCGATTGGAGGAATTGTCATTG atgacAATGATGGCAGCAGCAGTGATACAGCCCCCCTTTTCCAGATGGCTGGAGATGGAAAGAATACAGATGACGTTACGATCCCCATGCTGTTTCTCTTCAGCAAGGAAGGAAATATTATTCTTGATGCAATCCGCGAGTATCGTGATGTAGAGGTTCTTCTGTCAGATAAAGCTAAAGACAGAG CAACCATTTTTAAAGGTAAAATAGTCCCAAACTACCTTCTTGATAgca atttagaagGTGACAGTGGGGAGGAGAGATCAGTAGAAAATATTTCCCAGGTACAAGCCTCAGAAGAAACTTCCAGAGCTCCAGAAAGTGGCGTGAATGGCAGGGATTTGGAATCCAGTTTGGAATCTTCACTAGTTTCTCAACCAGAACCGGGCAGTTCATCTGACTCCGAGGACTCTTCTCATCAAAGACAGGATAACGATCCTTCAGAAAATAGCGAGACTAACAGTATAGCTTTGCAGGGTTCAAAAGACACTCCAGAGGGATCGTCGGACAGTTCAGAAGATCCCAAAGACAAAAAGTGGGACAACAAAGTACAACCAATAGAGTCAATATTAGCAGATTGGAAAGAAGACATTGAAGCTTTTGAAATGATGGAAAAGGATGAACTATga
- the EDEM3 gene encoding ER degradation-enhancing alpha-mannosidase-like protein 3 isoform X3 — translation MGYSVKAPRWRGLMWTSVVPFLVFPVVLGTGYPSMTKEEKSQLRNQVLEMFEHAYGSYMKHAYPADELMPLTCRGRIRGQEPSRGDVDDALGKFSLTLIDTLDTLVVLNKTDAFEDAVRKVINDVNLDNDIVVSVFETNIRVLGGLLGGHSVAIMLKENGDRMEWYNDELLHMAKELGYKLLPAFNTTSGLPYPRINLKFGVRHPEARTGTETDTCTACAGTLILEFAALSRFTGISIFEEHARKALDFLWEKRQRSSNLVGVTINIHTGDWVRKDSGVGAGIDSYYEYLLKAYVLLGDDSYLERFNTHYDAIMRYISQPPLLLDVHIHKPMLTARTWMDSLLAFFPGLQVLKGDIRPAIETHEMLYQVIKKHNFLPEAFTTDFRVHWAQHPLRPEFAESTYFLYKATGDPYYLEVGKTLIENLNKYARVPCGFAAVKDVRTGSHEDRMDSFFLAEMFKYLYLLFSEREDLVFDIEDYIFTTEAHLLPLWLSTANQTKPKKNMTSQYTELDDSNFDWSCPNTQILFRNDPMYAQSIREPLKNVVDKNCPRNPRMEESSGNGNRPPLRARDFMASNSEHLDILKKMGVSLIHLKDGRVQLVQHANQAASSIDAEDGLRFMQEMIELSSQQQKEQQLPPRAVQIVSHPFYGRVVLTAGPAQFGMDLSKHVVGVRGFVAKAEPYSGCSEITNPEAIKGKIALMQRGQCMFAEKARNVQKSGAIGGIVIDDNDGSSSDTAPLFQMAGDGKNTDDVTIPMLFLFSKEGNIILDAIREYRDVEVLLSDKAKDRDLEGDSGEERSVENISQVQASEETSRAPESGVNGRDLESSLESSLVSQPEPGSSSDSEDSSHQRQDNDPSENSETNSIALQGSKDTPEGSSDSSEDPKDKKWDNKVQPIESILADWKEDIEAFEMMEKDEL, via the exons ATGGGCTACTCGGTTAAAGCACCCCGGTGGCGGGGTCTCATGTGGACATCGGTGGTCCCTTTCTTGGTGTTTCCAGTCGTGTTAGGAACCGGATACCCTTCCATGACCAAGGAGGAGAAGTCTCAGCTCAG GAACCAAGTGTTGGAAATGTTTGAGCACGCTTATGGGAGTTATATG AAACATGCTTATCCTGCTGATGAACTTATGCCCTTGACGTGTCGCGGGAGAATACGTGGCCAGGAACCAAGCCGGGGAGATGTGGATGACGCACTAGGAAA ATTCTCTCTGACGTTAATCGATACACTGGACACTCTAGTG GTTCTGAACAAAACTGACGCTTTTGAAGACGCTGTCCGAAAAGTGATTAATGATGTAAATTTAGATAATGATATTGTGGTTTCAGTTTTTGAGACAAACATCAgagtcctggg CGGTCTCCTTGGAGGGCACTCAGTTGCTATAATGCTGAAAGAAAATGGTGACCGTATGGAGTGGTACAATGACGAACTCTTACATATGGCTAAGGAGCTCGGCTACAAACTCCTACCCGCATTCAACACTACAAGTGGCCTTCCCTATCCAAGA ATCAATTTAAAGTTTGGTGTGAGACATCCTGAGGCCAGGACAGGCACAGAGACCGATACATGCACAGCTTGCGCTGGGACATTAATCTTGGAATTTGCTGCCCTAAGTCGGTTTACTGGGATATCCATATTTGAG GAGCATGCCCGAAAAGCACTAGATTTTCTTTGGGAGAAGCGGCAACGCAGCAGTAATTTAGTTGGAGTTACGATAAATATTCATACTGGCGACTGGGTACGCAAAG acagTGGCGTCGGTGCAGGAATAGATTCGTACTACGAGTATTTACTGAAGGCCTATGTACTCCTGGGAGATGACAGCTACCTGGAAAGGTTTAACACT cattATGATGCGATTATGCGATATATCAGTCAGCCTCCACTTCTACTCGATGTACATATTCATAAACCGATGCTGACTGCCCGAACTTGGATGGATTCTCTGCTAGCTTTTTTTCCTGGCCTTCAG GTCCTGAAAGGGGACATAAGACCTGCAATAGAAACCCATGAAATGCTATACCAGGTCATCAAAAAGCATAATTTTCTACCAGAG GCTTTTACTACAGACTTCAGAGTGCACTGGGCTCAACATCCTTTAAGACCAGAGTTTGCAGAAAGTACTTATTTCTTGTATAAA GCAACGGGTGATCCTTATTACTTAGAAGTGGGGAAAACTCTCATTGAAAACCTTAATAAGTATGCACGTGTGCCGTGCGGGTTCGCTGCGGTTAAAGATGTGCGCACGGGAAGCCACGAGGACAG GATGGATTCCTTTTTCCTGgctgaaatgtttaaatatctttatttgctgttttctgAACGGGAAGACCTTGTGTTTGATATAGAGGACTATATTTTTACTACAGAagcccatctcttacctctctGGCTTTCCACAGCAAACCAAACAAAGCCTAAGAAGAACATG acTTCACAATACACCGAGCTGGATGACAGTAACTTTGACTGGTCGTGTCCGAACACTCAGATTCTGTTTCGCAATGATCCCATGTACGCTCAGAGCATCAGAGAACCTTTAAAAAACGTGGTCGATAAAAACTGCCCTCGAAATCCCAGAAT GGAGGAGAGTTCTGGCAATGGGAACAGGCCCCCGTTACGGGCCAGGGACTTCATGGCAAGTAATTCTGAGCATCTGGACATCCTGAAGAAGATGGGAGTGAGTCTGATTCACCTTAAAGATGGACGAGTTCAACTGGTTCAGCATGCCAACCAA GCCGCAAGCTCTATAGATGCAGAGGATGGTTTGCGTTTCATGCAAGAAATGATTGAGTTATCCAGCCAGCAACAGAAAGAGCAGCAGCTGCCTCCGCGTGCGGTTCAGATCGTTTCCCACCCGTTTTATGGACGAGTGGTACTGACTGCTGGACCTGCCCAATTTGGAATGGACCTTTCTAAACATGTAGTGGGG GTTCGAGGCTTTGTAGCAAAGGCCGAGCCATACAGCGGCTGCTCTGAGATCACAAACCCCGAAGCAATAAAAGGGAAAATTGCACTAATGCAACGGGGTCAGTGCATGTTTGCGGAGAAAGCCCGGAATGTGCAGAAATCTGGGGCGATTGGAGGAATTGTCATTG atgacAATGATGGCAGCAGCAGTGATACAGCCCCCCTTTTCCAGATGGCTGGAGATGGAAAGAATACAGATGACGTTACGATCCCCATGCTGTTTCTCTTCAGCAAGGAAGGAAATATTATTCTTGATGCAATCCGCGAGTATCGTGATGTAGAGGTTCTTCTGTCAGATAAAGCTAAAGACAGAG atttagaagGTGACAGTGGGGAGGAGAGATCAGTAGAAAATATTTCCCAGGTACAAGCCTCAGAAGAAACTTCCAGAGCTCCAGAAAGTGGCGTGAATGGCAGGGATTTGGAATCCAGTTTGGAATCTTCACTAGTTTCTCAACCAGAACCGGGCAGTTCATCTGACTCCGAGGACTCTTCTCATCAAAGACAGGATAACGATCCTTCAGAAAATAGCGAGACTAACAGTATAGCTTTGCAGGGTTCAAAAGACACTCCAGAGGGATCGTCGGACAGTTCAGAAGATCCCAAAGACAAAAAGTGGGACAACAAAGTACAACCAATAGAGTCAATATTAGCAGATTGGAAAGAAGACATTGAAGCTTTTGAAATGATGGAAAAGGATGAACTATga